CATGAAAAAATGAGCTTGAAAGAGAAGTTTCTGTTTTGTATTAGGTATGTTGAGGTCCTTGAATTTTTACATGACAGTCCAGCGGGGAAAAGGGTCATGTGTGATTCTAGCACACTAAACAAAACTCTAGAACAGTACTTGGTTACAGCATCACTAAATTTGGTGCTAAATGATGCTGATGCATTGCCTGAAATTAGGGAACAAGGCATTGTTTGTGGTCACAAAGAACTTGGTGGCAGTTTTATTGCTCCAGAGCAAAAGTGGCCCTACCCAAAAGAGGAGTTTAAAGAAGAAATGATGATACCTTATAATGAGAAGTCTGACATATGGAAAATCAGTGATGTGTGCAATTATTTCCTAGGAAATTCTGAAGAAAGTGTAGCTTTTAAATATCACTTGTACCCCATCCACCTCAAATGTCGCAGAAAAATCCCAAATCTTAGACCTGCTGCATCTGAGGTAGTAGAATTTTACAATAAGGTGCTTCACGAGTATTTTTTAGCtcataattttattaaagaagatTTATAGGTTTATTTCACTGAAC
Above is a window of Macrobrachium rosenbergii isolate ZJJX-2024 chromosome 32, ASM4041242v1, whole genome shotgun sequence DNA encoding:
- the LOC136855593 gene encoding protein O-mannose kinase-like, whose protein sequence is MNIGDLIGYGAVKQVYKSHWGKDVIAYNVINNVEYLNDFKDGFENLKILGPSDFIVQIVGFCLEDNVFLTEYHPLGSLLKAFSSLHEKMSLKEKFLFCIRYVEVLEFLHDSPAGKRVMCDSSTLNKTLEQYLVTASLNLVLNDADALPEIREQGIVCGHKELGGSFIAPEQKWPYPKEEFKEEMMIPYNEKSDIWKISDVCNYFLGNSEESVAFKYHLYPIHLKCRRKIPNLRPAASEVVEFYNKVLHEYFLAHNFIKEDL